Proteins encoded together in one Amblyomma americanum isolate KBUSLIRL-KWMA chromosome 1, ASM5285725v1, whole genome shotgun sequence window:
- the LOC144098574 gene encoding uncharacterized protein LOC144098574, giving the protein MLSPSDARILGIVGEDCSVGRRSPAVVGMEPAAAVSPAPSPAPQASQVVDDHVYCSVQENEDQPSALATPPPTQQAAPHQQGGPIRWLHALHLSSKTTHAVSNKGATGSPL; this is encoded by the exons ATGCTAAGCCCAAGTGATGCCCGAATTCTGGGAATCGTTGGCGAAGACTGCTCCGTGGGGCGCAGGTCTCCGGCCGTAGTCGGCATGGAACCGGCAGCTGCAGTTTCACCG GCACCCAGCCCAGCGCCACAGGCGTCACAAGTCGTGGACGACCATGTCTATTGCTCAGTACAAG AGAACGAGGACCAGCCAAGTGCGCTAGCTACACCGCCACCAACACAACAAGCTGCACCGCACCAGCAAGGTGGCCCAATCAGGTGGCTGCATGCACTTCACCTCTCCAGCAAGACCACCCATGCAGTGTCCAACAAAGGTGCAACGGGATCGCCGCTCTAA